In one window of Candidatus Scalindua sp. DNA:
- a CDS encoding carboxypeptidase regulatory-like domain-containing protein: MRYIAMLILMVFVSNIFFTVDSFAQRGRGWRGGCGNGNPCCRTYNPETEATISGEVVSVDKIVRGKEGLYGIHLTVKADEEIVTVHLGPGWYIEHQDMKIEAKDKVEITGSKVFYEGKPVITAYEIKKGDDILVLRDADGFPAWSGWRRLSDNQPPKRQGMGWKGSGEWGCRNPGCRRHNPKMQEKLKKAMVDLKQEIKIDVKAENGGTITGNVESERVRYPENVVVSIEKVGDNIYPAPEEHGIIDQFNLTFVPHVLAVQKGTKIDFLNSDSVQHNVFSQPDCCQPFNVGTYDVGDVKTVEFNEAGEIPLLCNVHAEMSAFVVVLENPYFSVTGKDGVFTIGNVPPGTYKLNAWHESLRTVSKEVTVEAGKTTTVDFQLKNRK, encoded by the coding sequence ATGAGATACATAGCAATGTTAATATTAATGGTTTTTGTTTCAAATATCTTTTTCACAGTTGACTCTTTTGCACAGCGGGGAAGGGGCTGGAGAGGAGGATGTGGAAATGGGAATCCGTGTTGTAGAACGTATAACCCGGAAACAGAAGCAACAATCAGTGGCGAGGTTGTTAGCGTAGACAAGATCGTTCGAGGAAAAGAAGGGCTTTACGGAATCCATTTAACGGTGAAAGCCGACGAGGAAATCGTGACCGTTCACTTAGGACCGGGCTGGTACATTGAGCACCAGGATATGAAGATTGAGGCGAAGGATAAGGTTGAAATTACTGGTTCAAAGGTTTTTTATGAGGGCAAACCAGTCATTACTGCTTATGAAATAAAAAAGGGAGACGATATATTAGTACTAAGAGATGCGGACGGTTTTCCTGCCTGGAGTGGTTGGAGACGGCTCTCTGATAATCAACCTCCCAAAAGACAGGGAATGGGATGGAAGGGTAGTGGTGAGTGGGGATGTCGGAATCCGGGTTGCAGGAGGCATAACCCCAAAATGCAGGAGAAGTTAAAAAAGGCCATGGTGGATTTAAAACAGGAGATAAAGATTGATGTTAAGGCCGAGAACGGAGGAACTATTACTGGAAATGTAGAAAGTGAAAGAGTCAGATACCCGGAAAACGTAGTTGTCTCTATTGAGAAAGTGGGGGACAATATTTATCCTGCTCCAGAGGAACACGGAATAATTGATCAATTCAACCTTACTTTTGTTCCACACGTATTGGCTGTACAAAAGGGAACGAAGATTGATTTTCTCAATAGTGACAGTGTGCAACACAACGTCTTTTCTCAACCTGATTGCTGTCAGCCGTTTAATGTTGGAACGTATGACGTTGGAGATGTAAAGACTGTAGAGTTTAACGAAGCCGGTGAAATACCTCTTTTATGTAACGTCCATGCCGAGATGTCTGCATTTGTGGTTGTACTCGAAAATCCTTATTTTTCTGTTACCGGTAAGGACGGAGTCTTTACAATTGGAAATGTTCCACCCGGAACATACAAACTAAATGCCTGGCATGAATCGTTAAGGACAGTATCAAAAGAAGTAACAGTAGAAGCAGGAAAGACAACGACTGTCGATTTTCAATTAAAGAACAGAAAGTAA
- a CDS encoding GNAT family N-acetyltransferase, translating into MKYVITKLAEADVKETVKLFQSVIDELHAGSLESERKHFKAAYSAKKVTEHIKEKDSVYLVGKLGKEIVSFVFSWVTDGIGNIHWLGVKVPCRGRGYARDLLNETIKQFIKKSCYEARIFSSYPKERDLHQLFRSAGFEQKSFIDEQFFGVSIIQMVKKLAPTPLEKRTKKIILVGEAGQGIKLMAHTLGNILAKMGKEVSLNIVYGAAVRGGEITAELIYSDEKIETPFFEKADVGICLSKGKKPLVNAKEIVIDAAACNQECTGCDIICPVSNRIPFSQISLEEFNSPVFVNMLALGRLLSMIGIKIEAIDFQSELHSRFREENTRAIKYGYTYKD; encoded by the coding sequence ATGAAATATGTGATAACGAAACTTGCTGAAGCAGATGTGAAGGAGACGGTGAAATTGTTTCAGTCAGTTATTGACGAATTGCACGCGGGGAGCCTTGAATCTGAACGTAAACATTTTAAGGCAGCATATTCTGCTAAAAAAGTTACTGAGCATATCAAGGAGAAAGACTCTGTTTATCTTGTGGGAAAGCTGGGGAAAGAGATTGTCAGTTTTGTATTTTCCTGGGTTACCGATGGTATTGGAAACATCCACTGGTTAGGGGTTAAAGTGCCCTGTAGAGGAAGAGGGTACGCAAGGGATCTTTTGAATGAAACCATAAAACAGTTCATAAAGAAGTCTTGTTATGAAGCGCGTATATTCTCCTCTTATCCTAAAGAGAGAGACCTGCACCAGCTGTTTAGAAGTGCTGGTTTTGAGCAGAAATCCTTTATAGACGAACAGTTTTTCGGGGTGAGCATTATCCAGATGGTGAAAAAATTAGCGCCGACCCCTTTAGAAAAAAGGACAAAAAAAATAATCCTTGTAGGAGAGGCGGGGCAGGGTATAAAACTTATGGCGCATACCCTTGGGAATATACTTGCGAAAATGGGAAAGGAGGTATCATTGAACATTGTCTATGGTGCTGCCGTCCGGGGAGGAGAGATAACGGCTGAGTTGATCTATTCTGACGAAAAGATTGAAACACCATTCTTTGAAAAAGCTGATGTGGGAATTTGTTTGTCCAAGGGTAAAAAACCCTTAGTGAATGCCAAAGAAATAGTTATTGATGCTGCTGCCTGTAATCAGGAATGTACGGGCTGTGACATTATCTGTCCTGTAAGTAATAGAATTCCTTTTTCTCAAATATCTTTAGAAGAGTTCAATAGTCCGGTCTTTGTAAATATGTTAGCGCTGGGAAGGCTGCTCAGCATGATTGGTATCAAGATCGAAGCGATAGATTTTCAATCAGAATTACATTCGAGATTTCGGGAAGAGAATACCCGTGCCATAAAATACGGCTATACATATAAAGACTAG
- the ychF gene encoding redox-regulated ATPase YchF, giving the protein MGLNCGIVGLPNVGKSTIFNALTSSSKAASENYPFCTIDPNIGVVAVPDERLEKITEFIPPEKVIPAMVEFVDIAGLVKGASKGEGLGNKFLGHIKSVNAILHVVRCFEKEDTVHVEGTVDPIRDIEIIHTELLLADLETVEKRIVKNKKLTKTGDKKILAELEVLNKVEEGLNNNIPLRLLPLTEKEKICTADLHLISAKPVLYVINVFDVEKDKGHIDTIRAYAEKEGSKYVVLSGDIEAEISQMDPSEQADYYEDMGLKESGLKRLIRETYTLLGLMTYFTAGPKEVRAWTIRSGTKAPQAAGVIHSDFERGFIRAEVYGYEDLATYKSEQKVKEKGLLRIEGKEYVVKDGDIMHFLFNV; this is encoded by the coding sequence ATGGGGTTAAACTGTGGTATTGTCGGGTTGCCGAATGTTGGCAAATCCACCATTTTTAATGCATTAACATCATCCAGTAAGGCAGCTTCAGAAAATTATCCATTCTGTACCATTGACCCAAATATTGGTGTGGTAGCTGTCCCGGATGAACGATTAGAGAAAATTACGGAATTTATTCCTCCGGAAAAGGTAATTCCTGCAATGGTTGAATTTGTGGATATTGCCGGCCTGGTTAAAGGAGCCAGCAAAGGAGAGGGATTAGGGAATAAGTTTTTGGGTCATATCAAGAGCGTAAATGCTATTTTACATGTTGTGCGCTGTTTTGAGAAAGAAGACACCGTACACGTAGAAGGGACTGTGGACCCGATCCGGGACATTGAAATTATTCATACGGAACTCCTCCTTGCCGATCTGGAAACGGTTGAAAAACGGATAGTGAAAAACAAAAAACTCACCAAGACCGGAGATAAGAAGATATTGGCAGAACTTGAGGTACTCAATAAAGTTGAGGAGGGCTTGAATAATAATATTCCGTTGCGGCTCCTGCCACTGACCGAGAAAGAGAAGATATGTACGGCGGATTTACACCTCATTTCGGCAAAACCTGTCTTGTACGTTATCAATGTCTTTGATGTCGAGAAGGATAAAGGCCACATTGATACTATCAGGGCGTATGCGGAGAAAGAAGGTTCAAAGTATGTGGTTCTCTCCGGGGACATTGAGGCAGAGATCTCCCAGATGGATCCCTCGGAGCAGGCAGACTATTATGAGGATATGGGGCTGAAAGAATCAGGGCTCAAGAGATTAATTCGTGAGACCTACACCTTACTGGGGCTTATGACCTATTTTACTGCCGGGCCTAAGGAGGTACGTGCATGGACAATAAGAAGCGGGACAAAGGCGCCGCAGGCGGCAGGTGTTATCCATAGCGACTTTGAACGGGGTTTTATACGTGCAGAGGTCTATGGTTACGAAGATCTTGCGACATACAAGTCTGAACAAAAGGTTAAGGAAAAAGGGCTCTTAAGGATTGAGGGAAAAGAGTACGTAGTAAAAGATGGGGATATTATGCATTTTCTCTTTAATGTGTAG
- a CDS encoding HEPN domain-containing protein: MSRYQDWLKQAANDLEWVKHSLEGEFFAQTCFISQLAGEKALKAFCFYKGFDIVKTHSLFQIVRSLKEDGKLEKNAKELDIFYISGRYPDAFPEGGTI; this comes from the coding sequence ATGAGTCGATATCAGGACTGGTTGAAACAAGCAGCAAATGATTTAGAATGGGTAAAACACTCGTTAGAGGGTGAATTTTTCGCGCAAACATGCTTTATTTCCCAACTAGCTGGTGAAAAGGCACTCAAGGCGTTTTGTTTCTATAAGGGGTTTGATATAGTGAAAACTCATTCATTGTTTCAGATCGTGCGTTCGTTGAAAGAAGATGGGAAATTGGAAAAAAATGCCAAAGAATTGGATATATTTTATATCTCTGGACGATATCCTGACGCATTTCCGGAGGGGGGCACCATTTGA
- a CDS encoding DNA repair exonuclease codes for MSKNTTFIHCADLHLDSPFQGLAIKEPALAERFKDSTNEAFVQIIDLCLGESVDFLTIGGDTFDGADRSLRAQILLRDQFERLHKAGIPVFIVAGNHDPLSEWVMEIGFPRNVHLFSGDHVEAVPVEKSGSVIATVYGISYKVRDTRENLSLKFQGEAGGGLSSDRGVSIAMLHANVGSRAGHEPYAPCTINDLRSTGVDMWLLGHIHTPEVICRDPFMLYPGNIQGRHINEDGPRGCYLISVEVNRKISHEFRPVQNIVWGHEELNLEKTSTLLELVDLLSDRSEEQLSNLSNGERGMVSRWTLTGASPLYHELTISDKVEEVKEILVERFFHHSPFLFPESIRLSVKPVVERADFMNQESFISDFIRLAERGSDDAQMRTELLEILNQPLSNRVIRKYLTEKNESELLHILDAAVDLGIDLLSGG; via the coding sequence TTGTCTAAAAACACAACATTCATTCACTGTGCCGATCTGCATCTTGACAGCCCTTTTCAGGGACTTGCTATTAAGGAACCTGCATTGGCTGAGAGGTTTAAGGACTCTACCAATGAGGCGTTCGTGCAGATCATAGATCTCTGCCTGGGTGAAAGCGTTGACTTTTTGACGATTGGCGGCGATACCTTTGATGGGGCTGATAGAAGTTTAAGGGCTCAGATCCTCTTGCGGGATCAGTTTGAAAGGCTGCATAAGGCAGGCATTCCCGTCTTTATTGTTGCGGGCAACCACGACCCCCTGTCCGAATGGGTGATGGAGATAGGGTTTCCCCGGAATGTACATCTGTTTTCAGGAGACCATGTGGAAGCGGTGCCGGTTGAAAAATCGGGCAGCGTGATTGCTACGGTATATGGGATCAGTTATAAGGTGAGAGATACCAGGGAAAACCTCTCCTTAAAGTTTCAAGGGGAGGCAGGTGGTGGCCTGTCAAGTGACAGGGGGGTATCAATCGCAATGCTCCATGCTAATGTAGGCTCACGGGCCGGGCATGAGCCGTATGCGCCGTGTACCATAAATGATCTTAGGTCCACCGGTGTGGACATGTGGCTGCTTGGCCATATTCATACACCGGAGGTCATCTGCAGGGACCCCTTCATGCTCTATCCGGGGAATATACAGGGGAGGCATATTAATGAGGATGGTCCAAGGGGCTGTTATCTTATCTCTGTAGAGGTAAACCGGAAGATATCTCATGAATTCAGGCCGGTACAGAATATTGTCTGGGGGCATGAGGAGCTGAATTTGGAAAAGACTTCAACCTTGTTGGAGTTGGTAGACCTATTGTCTGACAGAAGTGAGGAGCAGCTTTCAAATCTTAGTAATGGTGAAAGGGGGATGGTCTCCCGATGGACGCTGACAGGCGCGTCACCACTCTATCATGAATTAACGATATCTGATAAGGTAGAGGAGGTAAAGGAGATATTGGTTGAGCGCTTCTTTCATCACTCTCCCTTTCTCTTTCCCGAGTCAATTCGCTTATCAGTCAAGCCGGTTGTTGAGCGTGCAGACTTTATGAATCAGGAGAGCTTTATCAGTGATTTTATTCGACTTGCTGAGAGAGGGAGTGATGATGCTCAAATGAGAACTGAATTGCTTGAGATCCTGAACCAACCATTGTCAAACAGGGTAATACGGAAATACCTCACCGAAAAAAATGAGAGTGAATTGTTACATATCCTCGATGCGGCGGTGGATCTTGGTATTGATCTCTTATCCGGTGGTTGA
- a CDS encoding 4Fe-4S binding protein: MAKKKGIVTIDHNRCKVCGICVNMCPVKNYTINNNRLTELGKCIACMQCERYCPDMALVIDTKNDKDTPTG; the protein is encoded by the coding sequence ATGGCCAAAAAAAAAGGGATAGTTACTATTGACCACAACAGGTGTAAAGTGTGTGGTATCTGCGTCAATATGTGTCCGGTAAAAAATTATACGATAAATAATAACAGGCTGACAGAGCTTGGTAAATGTATTGCGTGTATGCAGTGCGAGAGATACTGTCCCGACATGGCTCTCGTGATAGATACGAAAAATGACAAAGATACTCCTACAGGGTAA
- a CDS encoding S1-like domain-containing RNA-binding protein: MAEIGKLNKLRVIKTVDFGLYLDGGGLGEILLPRRYVPENCKVDDSLKVFVYRDSEDRIIATTESPYATVGDFAMLKVVSVDRIGVFLDWGLTKDLLVPFGEQNTVMEEGLSYIVRVYVDERTNRITASSRLDKFLDKKPGNFHVGWEVELFICGKTDIGYKAIINNSHWGVLHYRDVYQTLRKGEKIKGFIKKVREDKKIDLCLQKPGYEKVNDVKELIIAVLKKRGGYLSVTDKSSPEVIYQLFGVSKKTYKKAIGAIYRERLVTLEENGIKLVE; encoded by the coding sequence ATGGCGGAGATAGGAAAACTGAACAAACTGAGGGTAATCAAGACGGTCGATTTCGGTCTCTATCTTGATGGTGGAGGGCTTGGAGAGATACTGCTCCCGCGCAGATACGTCCCCGAAAATTGTAAGGTAGACGACAGCCTCAAGGTTTTTGTCTATCGAGATTCTGAAGATCGTATAATTGCGACGACGGAAAGTCCCTATGCGACGGTGGGTGATTTCGCCATGCTGAAGGTTGTTTCCGTTGATCGTATCGGGGTTTTCCTCGACTGGGGGTTAACCAAAGATCTGCTGGTGCCTTTCGGTGAACAGAACACGGTGATGGAAGAGGGTCTTTCTTATATCGTGAGGGTTTATGTCGATGAAAGAACCAACCGCATCACAGCCTCTTCAAGACTTGATAAATTCCTTGACAAAAAACCGGGTAACTTTCACGTAGGCTGGGAAGTTGAACTGTTCATATGCGGCAAGACCGATATAGGTTATAAAGCCATCATAAACAACTCTCATTGGGGGGTACTTCATTACAGAGATGTGTACCAGACACTCAGGAAGGGAGAGAAGATAAAGGGATTCATTAAAAAAGTGAGAGAAGATAAGAAGATAGACCTGTGTCTCCAGAAGCCTGGTTATGAAAAGGTCAATGATGTAAAGGAGTTAATTATTGCTGTCTTGAAAAAGAGAGGAGGGTACCTTTCTGTAACAGACAAAAGCTCACCTGAAGTCATTTACCAGCTGTTTGGTGTGAGTAAGAAAACGTATAAAAAGGCAATAGGTGCCATTTACAGGGAAAGACTTGTTACGCTTGAGGAGAATGGTATTAAACTGGTTGAGTAA
- the sucD gene encoding succinate--CoA ligase subunit alpha, with the protein MSILIDRETKVVCQGITGTSGKFHTEHMLEYGTRMVGGVTPGKGGTRIFDIPVFDSVKEAVEKTGCDTSIIYVPAPFAADAVFEAAEAGIGLIICITEGIPTVDMLKVKRYLAAKSTRLIGPNCPGVITPGQSKIGIMPGYIHTPGHVGVVSRSGTLTYEAVWQLTQRGIGQSTCLGIGGDPVIGTSFVDALTLFQEDDDTQAIVLIGEIGGSAEEEAAEFIKNEVSKPVVSFIAGLTAPAGKRMGHAGAIISGGKGTVREKVACLRDADVTVVDNPANIGEAVEKVLK; encoded by the coding sequence ATGAGTATACTCATAGATCGTGAAACTAAAGTAGTCTGTCAAGGTATTACGGGAACATCAGGGAAATTCCATACGGAGCATATGCTGGAGTATGGTACAAGAATGGTCGGGGGCGTAACACCTGGCAAAGGAGGGACCCGGATTTTTGATATCCCTGTCTTCGATTCTGTAAAGGAGGCGGTAGAGAAAACAGGTTGTGACACCTCTATTATTTATGTGCCTGCACCTTTTGCTGCTGATGCTGTTTTTGAAGCAGCTGAAGCTGGAATTGGATTGATCATATGTATTACCGAAGGGATTCCAACTGTTGATATGTTAAAAGTGAAAAGATATCTTGCTGCGAAATCGACTCGCCTGATCGGGCCTAATTGCCCCGGTGTTATTACGCCCGGGCAATCAAAGATCGGTATTATGCCCGGATACATACACACTCCCGGCCATGTTGGTGTTGTGTCCAGAAGTGGTACGCTGACCTACGAGGCGGTATGGCAGTTGACACAGCGGGGTATCGGGCAGTCTACCTGTTTGGGTATCGGTGGTGATCCTGTCATCGGAACATCATTTGTTGATGCCCTTACCCTTTTTCAGGAGGACGATGATACGCAGGCAATAGTGCTGATCGGGGAGATTGGCGGAAGTGCTGAAGAAGAGGCGGCGGAATTTATAAAAAATGAAGTGTCGAAACCTGTCGTAAGCTTTATCGCCGGCCTTACCGCACCCGCGGGCAAGAGGATGGGGCATGCAGGCGCTATTATTTCCGGTGGGAAAGGTACTGTCAGGGAGAAAGTCGCTTGTCTGCGTGATGCAGATGTTACCGTTGTAGACAATCCTGCCAATATTGGAGAAGCGGTTGAAAAGGTATTGAAGTGA
- the gpmI gene encoding 2,3-bisphosphoglycerate-independent phosphoglycerate mutase, whose amino-acid sequence MQQSIVLIIRDGWGVNPNPEFNAVMNAHTPKTDDLLKKYPNILLSASGCSVGLPDGYQGSSEVGHLNMGAGRVVVQEMTRIMQSIQDGSFFQSQNFQKAVSNVLDNNSALHLMGLVQDEGVHAHQDHLFAIMKYAKERGVKRVYIHFFTDGRDTSPRSALHYIGVLKQKIEEYKIGEIATIMGRYYAMDRGRNWELTTIAYDALTRAQGVKITDIDDAIRDVYNTKTPNGEAMFDEYIPPMIVGDFKGIRDGDSVIHINYRQDRAIQLTKAFVEEDYPGVRWKKLDIVYCGLTRYYDTFRYNILGAMNDSGGMHNLLGQVLSQKGLRQVRIAETQKFSHVTSFFNGKRTEPYTGEEQIEIKGEYDPATFASHPEMNARDVTRKTIEIINSNSFSLLVINLANCDMVGHTGDYEAAKKAVEVVDECVGLLVDEVLSHNKIALITADHGNAEEMIDYETRIPKTSHTKNLVEFIYVAEDYKNVKLVESGILSDIAPTILYLLGIEKPAEMTSKNLIIV is encoded by the coding sequence ATGCAACAATCGATTGTTCTCATTATTAGAGATGGCTGGGGCGTAAACCCAAATCCTGAATTTAATGCGGTAATGAATGCCCATACGCCAAAGACCGATGATCTCCTCAAAAAATATCCGAATATCCTCCTGAGTGCATCAGGGTGTTCGGTTGGCTTACCAGATGGTTACCAGGGTTCTTCAGAAGTCGGACACCTCAATATGGGTGCCGGAAGGGTCGTTGTGCAGGAGATGACCAGGATCATGCAAAGCATCCAGGATGGATCATTTTTTCAGAGTCAAAACTTTCAGAAGGCTGTTTCGAACGTTCTTGACAATAATTCAGCACTTCATCTCATGGGACTCGTCCAGGACGAGGGGGTACATGCACATCAGGACCATCTCTTTGCAATCATGAAATATGCAAAAGAGCGCGGAGTGAAAAGGGTATACATCCATTTTTTTACCGATGGAAGGGATACTTCACCGAGGAGTGCATTACACTACATTGGTGTCTTAAAACAGAAGATTGAGGAGTATAAGATCGGTGAGATTGCAACCATAATGGGCAGATACTATGCGATGGATCGCGGCAGGAACTGGGAACTGACGACAATAGCCTATGATGCATTAACAAGGGCACAAGGTGTAAAGATAACTGATATTGATGATGCAATCAGGGATGTATACAATACGAAGACTCCAAATGGTGAGGCGATGTTTGACGAGTACATACCGCCAATGATCGTTGGAGACTTTAAAGGGATTCGTGACGGTGATTCGGTAATTCATATCAATTACCGACAGGACAGGGCTATTCAATTGACAAAGGCTTTTGTGGAAGAAGATTATCCAGGGGTTCGGTGGAAAAAGCTGGACATCGTTTATTGCGGACTTACCAGATATTATGATACCTTTCGATATAACATCCTGGGTGCGATGAATGACAGCGGTGGGATGCACAACCTTCTCGGGCAGGTGCTGAGTCAAAAAGGACTCAGGCAGGTCCGTATTGCTGAGACACAAAAGTTCAGCCATGTAACATCCTTCTTTAATGGTAAACGAACAGAACCCTATACAGGTGAAGAGCAGATTGAGATCAAGGGTGAATACGACCCCGCTACGTTTGCATCCCATCCTGAAATGAATGCCCGTGATGTAACGAGAAAAACCATTGAGATCATCAATTCAAACAGTTTTAGTCTGCTGGTCATAAATCTGGCAAATTGCGACATGGTTGGTCATACGGGAGACTATGAGGCGGCTAAAAAGGCGGTAGAGGTAGTTGATGAATGTGTCGGACTCCTGGTAGATGAGGTATTGTCTCATAACAAAATAGCCCTGATTACGGCCGACCATGGAAATGCTGAAGAGATGATAGATTATGAGACCCGCATACCAAAGACATCCCATACGAAAAATCTCGTTGAATTCATCTATGTAGCCGAAGACTATAAAAACGTAAAACTCGTTGAAAGTGGAATCCTTTCCGACATTGCTCCCACCATCCTCTATCTCTTAGGGATAGAAAAACCTGCCGAGATGACCAGTAAAAATTTGATAATTGTTTAG
- a CDS encoding VF530 family protein — translation MEEQQPNNPLHGITLERILTSFVDHYGWDEMGSMINIRCFNHEPSMKSSLKFLRRVPWARKKVEELYLRFKMETEE, via the coding sequence ATGGAAGAGCAACAACCCAATAATCCCCTTCACGGTATAACTCTGGAAAGAATTCTTACCAGCTTTGTCGACCATTATGGGTGGGATGAAATGGGAAGCATGATCAATATCAGGTGCTTTAATCACGAACCCAGTATGAAATCCAGTCTGAAATTTCTGAGAAGGGTCCCCTGGGCCAGGAAGAAGGTTGAGGAGTTGTACCTGCGATTTAAAATGGAAACAGAGGAATAG
- a CDS encoding ABC transporter substrate-binding protein, with protein sequence MRYKKMVFVTFMSVFIVMATQPYLWSGVPAKIVEDIIHNDSSSVSGEKTPQEETELWEKISPSFHFEEMARMSLGEQWRNLYPKQQEEFMRLFTKNLKSSYLRNTTHIFIDKILSIEEKQGKNHAKVQTELLTRRGKEISAVFYLLNKNENWKIYDINIEGVSLISNYHSQFQSVIVHSSYDGLIQKMRQKHDKDYLLSGYELLVQEQAKRTY encoded by the coding sequence ATGAGATACAAAAAAATGGTATTTGTAACTTTTATGAGTGTATTCATTGTCATGGCCACGCAACCATATCTCTGGTCTGGAGTCCCGGCGAAAATCGTTGAGGATATTATCCATAATGATTCTTCATCCGTTTCAGGAGAAAAGACTCCTCAAGAGGAAACAGAACTCTGGGAAAAGATTTCACCCTCTTTTCATTTTGAAGAGATGGCCAGGATGTCATTAGGGGAACAGTGGAGAAATCTATACCCGAAACAACAGGAAGAATTCATGAGATTGTTTACCAAAAACCTCAAAAGCTCTTACCTGAGAAATACAACCCATATCTTTATAGATAAAATTCTCTCGATAGAGGAAAAACAAGGTAAAAACCATGCCAAAGTACAAACTGAACTACTCACAAGGAGGGGGAAAGAGATCAGTGCGGTCTTTTACTTACTCAACAAAAATGAGAATTGGAAAATCTATGACATTAACATTGAAGGGGTAAGCCTTATCAGCAATTACCATAGCCAATTTCAAAGTGTTATAGTTCACTCCTCATACGATGGCCTGATACAAAAGATGAGGCAAAAACACGATAAGGATTATTTATTATCTGGATACGAACTCCTTGTCCAGGAGCAAGCGAAACGAACCTATTAA
- a CDS encoding nucleotidyltransferase domain-containing protein yields MNGDGSVLEKSRPVISVQDFSLSDIISFLQEKLAKRDITSCFLFGSLALNETTPWSDIDILIITETEKAFIERPLDYQELFDLGVSLDIIVYTPEEFEKVKMSASGFSLEMQKKMIQVL; encoded by the coding sequence GTGAATGGTGATGGATCAGTACTTGAAAAAAGCAGGCCCGTTATTAGTGTCCAGGATTTTTCTCTGTCCGACATTATCTCATTTCTTCAGGAGAAACTTGCAAAAAGAGATATTACGTCTTGTTTTTTATTCGGATCATTGGCTTTGAATGAGACAACTCCCTGGTCAGATATAGATATCTTAATTATTACGGAAACAGAGAAAGCCTTCATCGAAAGGCCCTTAGACTATCAGGAACTCTTTGACCTGGGTGTCTCTCTGGATATCATAGTGTATACGCCGGAAGAATTTGAAAAGGTGAAAATGAGTGCCTCAGGTTTTAGCCTTGAAATGCAGAAAAAGATGATACAGGTATTGTGA
- a CDS encoding thiamine pyrophosphate-dependent enzyme, protein MDKIETIQEGYVTKVITHLNYLKQERLPTQWCPGCGNGIVLKLVCQAMEKLNFSQKDTVVVSGIGCSGRSAGFFDLDSVHSVHGRAIPVAEGIKNVNQALNVIIISGDGDLLGIGGNHLLHASRRNTNISIICIANSIYGMTGGQSSPTTEQGSRTLTAPEGNADTPIDAQAILKAHNSYYARTTVFHFNHADKCITESFKHEGLSFVEIRTQCITNDGRRRGFKNAYEMLMSYKDTFKINDNTDTLEHNEIGIIR, encoded by the coding sequence ATGGACAAAATTGAGACGATTCAGGAGGGATACGTGACAAAGGTAATTACTCATCTAAATTATCTCAAACAGGAGAGACTGCCCACGCAGTGGTGTCCGGGGTGTGGAAATGGTATAGTTCTCAAACTTGTATGCCAGGCAATGGAGAAATTGAATTTTTCTCAAAAAGATACAGTAGTGGTCTCAGGCATTGGATGTTCTGGAAGGAGTGCCGGGTTTTTTGACCTCGATTCTGTTCATTCTGTACATGGAAGAGCAATTCCCGTAGCTGAGGGAATAAAAAATGTCAACCAGGCCCTTAACGTAATCATCATAAGCGGTGATGGTGATCTCCTGGGAATTGGCGGGAACCATTTATTGCACGCATCAAGAAGAAATACAAACATCAGTATCATTTGCATTGCGAATTCCATCTACGGCATGACAGGCGGACAGTCCTCACCAACCACTGAACAGGGGTCAAGAACTCTTACTGCACCTGAAGGGAATGCTGATACACCCATTGATGCGCAAGCTATCCTGAAGGCTCACAATTCTTATTATGCCCGGACGACCGTATTCCACTTCAACCATGCGGATAAATGCATTACTGAGTCATTCAAGCACGAGGGATTGTCTTTTGTTGAGATAAGGACCCAATGCATTACCAATGATGGCCGTAGACGAGGTTTTAAGAATGCGTATGAAATGTTGATGTCCTATAAAGATACTTTTAAGATAAACGATAACACCGATACGTTAGAGCACAATGAAATTGGGATTATAAGATGA